Genomic DNA from Panthera leo isolate Ple1 chromosome E3, P.leo_Ple1_pat1.1, whole genome shotgun sequence:
GTAGGGTCTCCCCACAAGTCAGACGTGTCTCCTGAGGGGCGGTGAACGGTCCTGGATTGGCTCCCCAAGACTGACCGGCCCAGGACTAAGCAGCTTGGGGGGGACCCAACCAGGGTGGCGGGTCTGGACTGACAGGCCCCTCCTGGCTGACCAGGCCAGTCCACTTGACGGGCCTCgtgtccccacccccccgggcAGCCATGGAGAAGATGTCCCGAGTGACCACGGCCCTGGGTGGCAGCGCGCTGACGGGCCGCACCATGCACTGCCACCTGGACGCGCCGGCCAATGCCATCAGTGTGTGCCGTGACGCCGCCCAGGTGGTCGTGGCGGGCCGCAGCATCTTCAAGATCTACGCCATTGAGGACGAGCAGTTTGTGGAGAAGTTGAACCTGCGTGTGGGCCGCAAGCCCTCGCTCAACCTGAGCTGCGCCGACGTGGTCTGGCACCAGATGGATGAGAACCTGCTGGCCACGGCGGCCACCAACGGCGTGGTGGTCACGTGGAACCTGGGACGGCCGTCGCGCAACAAGCAGGACCAGCTGTTCACAGAACACAAGCGCACGGTGAACAAAGTCTGCTTCCACCCCACCGAAGCCCACGTGCTGCTCAGCGGCTCCCAGGACGGCTTCATGAAGTGCTTCGACCTCCGCAGGAAGGACTCTGTCAGCACCTTCTCTGGTGAGGCCCTGGAGGTGGTCGGGCAGGTGGAGAAGGGCACCATGTGCATCTAGAGTCTTCAGGTGTGCTCCCCGAGAGCACTGCCAGAGTGGCTGAGGGTCAGCATGGGAGCAGGGGGCGTGGGATGAGGGAGAGCCTGAGCAGACTGCGGCCAACCTGGGCCGCTGAGCGGACGCTTTGGTTTGCTGCCTCCTCTTTTCCTGCCTCAGAGCCCCGGGCCGCTTCACTGAATGAAGGAAGCCACGGGGACCTCCAAGGTCCGCAGCTGAGGGATGAGAGGAGGCGGAGTAtgctgcctgcccctgccccccaagtTCTTTTCCCAGCAGGCCCAGCTCCTCCGCCACTGGCTCAAGGCCAGCTGGCCCATTCACCCTGATGAGACCAAGTGCGGCACAGGGCGGAGCCCTCGGTCGCCTCAGAGAATTGGGGGGCCTCCTAAAGCACCTGAACTACCTGCACTGTGAAAAAGCTGGAGTCTTTGAAGGCTCTTGGTGTGCTGGTCCAGGGGGTGGATGTGGACCGTTAAGGTCTCCGGTCCCCGGAGCTGACCCGGCACTCCACCTCAAGGTGAAGGGATGGGGCCGAAGCTGGGGCACCCTCGGGGGAGTGCAGACAGCCCAACAACGCTCAGTGCTCCTATGGCCAGTCCGGAAGGCAGGCCGCAGCTTTGTGCAAGGGCTCACGTCAGATGCAGGATCCAGGGAAAGTCGAGGTCGTGTTTCTGCTTCGGAAACCACATGATGCCTGGCATCCTGCTCCCTGACCTGATCTACCCGAGCTCCTCTGTGAAGCCTCTGCCCACCATCGCCCACCCTAGGCAGGCTTAGGGGTGTTTACTCCGCCTCCTAGGCTTCCCGGCCTGGGTCATGGGCAGCCATGTGACTGCAGTCCAGTCACTCCAAGGCCGCCACACCTGGCTGCCCTCTCTCCTGGAGCCTCCTGTGGGCTggctctctcaccttctctctccatGGATGTCGACAGGCCAGTCTGAGAGTGTGCGGGACGTCCAGTTCAGCATCCGAGACTATTTCACCTTCGCCTCCACCTTTGAGAACGGCAACGTGCAGCTCTGGGACATTCGGCGGCCTGACCGCTGTGAGAGGATGTTCACAGCCCACAATGGACCTGTCTTCTGCTGCGACTGGCACCCTGAGGacaggtgtggggaggggtggggaggggagggcggtgGCAGTAGGGTGGGATGGATGGGCTCATGGAAGGGCTGCCTCAGAACCTGTGAGGCAGAGAGCGGGGAGCCCTCCCACCCCTGGAGAGGATGCTGAGGGTTTCACGGACCTATTGCAGGGGCTGGCTGGCCACAGGTGGGCGTGACAAGATGGTGAAGGTCTGGGACATGACCACGCACCGCGCCAAGGAGGTGCACTGCGTGCAAACCATCGCCTCGGTGGCTCGAGTCAAGTGGCGACCCGAGTGCCGCCACCACCTGGCCACCTGCTCCATGATGGTGGACCATAACATCTACGTGTGGGACGTGCGCCGGCCTTTCGTCCCGGCTGCCATGTTTGAGGAGCACCGCGACGTCACAACAGGCATCGCCTGGCGCCATCCACACGacccctctttcctgctctccGGCTCTAAGGACAGCACGCTGTGCCAACACCTGTTCCGTGATGCCAGCCAGCCTGTTGAGCGCGCCAACCCCGAAGGCCTCTGCTATGGCCTCTTTGGGGACCTGGCCTTTGCTGCCAAGGAGAGCCTAGTGGCCGCTGAGTCTGGGCGCAAGCCCTACGCTGGCGATCGGCGCCACCCCATCTTCTTCAAGCGCAAGCTGGACCCTGCCGAGCCTTTTGTGGGCCTCGCGTCCAGTGCTCTGAGCGTCTTCGAGATAGAGCCTGGCAGTGGCAGCATGAGCTGGTTTGTGGACACGGCCGAGCGTTATGCCCTTGCTGGTCG
This window encodes:
- the WDR24 gene encoding GATOR complex protein WDR24; this translates as MEKMSRVTTALGGSALTGRTMHCHLDAPANAISVCRDAAQVVVAGRSIFKIYAIEDEQFVEKLNLRVGRKPSLNLSCADVVWHQMDENLLATAATNGVVVTWNLGRPSRNKQDQLFTEHKRTVNKVCFHPTEAHVLLSGSQDGFMKCFDLRRKDSVSTFSGQSESVRDVQFSIRDYFTFASTFENGNVQLWDIRRPDRCERMFTAHNGPVFCCDWHPEDRGWLATGGRDKMVKVWDMTTHRAKEVHCVQTIASVARVKWRPECRHHLATCSMMVDHNIYVWDVRRPFVPAAMFEEHRDVTTGIAWRHPHDPSFLLSGSKDSTLCQHLFRDASQPVERANPEGLCYGLFGDLAFAAKESLVAAESGRKPYAGDRRHPIFFKRKLDPAEPFVGLASSALSVFEIEPGSGSMSWFVDTAERYALAGRPLAELCDHNAKVARELGRNQVAQTWTMLRIIYCSPGLAPATSLNHSVGKGSSCGLPLMNSFNLKDMAPGLGSETRLDRSKGDTRSDTVLLDSSATLITNEDNEETEGSDVPADYLLGDVEGEEDELYLLDPEHAHPEEPEYVLPQEAFPLRHEIVDTPPGPEHLQDKADSPHVSGSEADAASSAPMDSSFSLISVSHALYDSRLPPDFFSALVCDMLRFYAEQGDVQMAVSVLIVLGERVRKDIDEQTQEHWYTSYIDLLQRFCLWNVSNQVVKLSTSRAVSCLNQASTTLHVNCSHCKRPMSSRGWVCDRCHRCASMCAVCHHVVKGLFVWCQGCSHGGHLQHIMKWLEGSSHCPAGCGHLCEYS